Below is a window of Calonectris borealis chromosome 25, bCalBor7.hap1.2, whole genome shotgun sequence DNA.
CAATGAGGCCTCTTGATGCCAGCAAGAGGCTTCCAAGAAGCCCCAGCAGTGAGAAACAGTAAGGTAAGGAAAGGATCACAATTcactctccttccttttctttttaattgttgcCAGTCCTGTCTGACTTCACACAAAGTCTGAGTACCTGAAACACCGGGGGGAACGGCACGTGCTCTTTCTGTTGGTGCACCAAGTCCTGCCTGTTAGAGGCAGTGGGAGGAGAGCATTGCAAAACAGACTTGTGGCATTTCTTCAAACTGTAAAGAGGCGCCTGGGAGACTTGTCTCAAAAAGGGGCTGTTTTGCTTTAGAAGTATGAAGAATTTCCCCAAATGGAGCATGTTTTCTCCTAGCATGGTCTCCAGAAGTGGGTACCCTATTCCACAGGAGGCCTCAATAGCACTTACTGACagtaaaagctttattttgcatGATTATTGTAAGTATATATGTCCTcttgtaatgttttcttttcttctaacagTGTAACATAAACCTGTAATCTGCTGTAACCTCCAGTCCTGGTTTGCAGTGCTGTTGCCTGACcccacattttcattttctgtctctgtggATGATTGTTCCTACTTAGAAGTAGTTATTGGTCCTTATGAATttatgttgatttttctttttccttcaaactaTTTCTCTTAGTTCTTTGACATCATTTTGAATTTTGGTCTTCCTCTGCGATGGGCTTGTTAACAGCCCAGCATCATCTAGAAGTGCCATAAGCCtattaatgaaaacactgaagtgtTTGTCTGCTGCAGTTTTGGAGGCAGACCTCAATGATCAGTGCCTTTCTGGAGGCattcctttgtttcattttaattagagTTGTTATCCTGCTGTTCAAACAGCCGTGCAAACAGCTTTGCTTCACTATTGCCGATCAGATGTTGACCTGAGATTGCAAAATGCTGTTCCTTGCAATATTTCCAGTCAGCGTTAGTGTCTTATTAAATGTACTGAGGCAGAGTGAACCTTCACTTCATATGTTTGCGTATAGATTTTTCAAGGTAGAATAAAGCGGAGCCAGTTTTCACTTTGAGCAATTCCTTGAAACTCCTTCAGTGCCTTGGCCAGTCAAATAGCGCTGGTTCCTGCCCCAAAAGTTTTGACTTTATTTTCTAGgaggcaaaaagagaaataagcaaGTTTATCTGCCTTCCTTATTGCTTTAAGCATATTCCCTGTTAGTTACAGAGAGTGtctgtgctgcttttatttttctagagATGATACTCCACATGTCCCCAATGAgaagcttggagaagagaaggttctgcaCATAATAGAAAATCTGACTTCTCTGATAAAAGAGACATTTCCAGGTAGGATTTgagaggagaagaggggagaggggCACAGAGTCTCATGGGAAGAGCTTACCAGGGTGGAGAAATGATAGAATTGGGAAGGGGAAAGGCACAGAAAGGCTGTGGTCGTTGGGATTTGTTTGTCCTAGTTTCTGTATGGCATGAGGCGTGTCTGAATTGAGGCGTCTGATGCGCACTCATTGTTTCAGGCTAACTCActcagaagagaggaaaataaacgtTTCTATAATTAGTCATTGAGACAGAAAAAGCTGCAAGATTTCCTCCATGTCAGCAGTGGGGGAAGGAGCATTATTGATGGTGAAAGCTCGCTGATTCACCTGTAAAGCTGTGGCTCTGGGTGGCTTGTCCCGAGGAGGGATGGTCTTTGCAGTGTTGTACCCCCAGACAATGCAACCATATGTCTGTGGTGTGGATGATTTGCTTTTGCAAAGCTCTCAAGCCATGCAATTCTTTCCAAGTCTGTGAGTGCCTCAGGGAGCTTTGGTGCTAAGGAACTCTTGAAGCAAGCCTGGATTCCTTTGTGCCTCCTTTCCTCTGTCTCTAGATACTAAAGTCTATGCAGCGATGGGCAATCATGACTTCCACCCCAAGAATCAGTTTCCAGGGAAGGAGCACAGGATCTACAACCGAACAGCTGAACTGTGGCGTCCCTGGCTGAATGATGCTTCCGTTCCTCTTTTCAGAGCAGGTATGGCACTACATGGCACTACCATGTTGGCAGCACTCTGGGGAGATGAGGGTGATTAAAGAATACCACAAATAGTTTTCCCTGCTTCTATGCTCAGAGCAGCAGTATTTATAGAGTATTTGCAGAGGAAGGATCCAATTCAATGCTGATTTCTGGCACTGAGTTCTCCTGCATGtgagaaaagaaatttctttatgCTTTGGTATCTCCTGCTTTTCTAGAGTTACTGGGAAGTGTCCCTACAGAGAATGCAAAGTGATGAgcttcagtggaagaaaaaagatcttttaaGAAAGTTGCTGGTGCAGGCTAGCACTGTGGCTCTCTAGGGCTGCCCAGCTCCTGGTGCTGCACACTGTCCCCGTGCAGGGTCTCCCTTCACCTGGAGAGGCATAAGCATGACGAGGTACACGGGGAAAAGTCGCTCCAAATCCCCATCCTGGAATGGTCAGAGTGCTGCTGGCACCTTGCCCAGACAGTGACTCTGCTGTGCTACTGCCAAGGAGAGCTGAGAGGGACGACAACAAAGGGATCTGGGGTCACAGTGACCAGCATGACCAGACCTCCAGCTCTTTGCCTGCCGGTTGCATTTTTCAGGAGCATTCTACAGTGAGAAGCTGCCAGGCCCAAGGACAAAGGGACGAATGGTTGTCCTCAATACCAATCTGTACTATGACCAGAACGACGAGACAGCTGGTGAGGAAGATCCTGGAGGGCAGTTCCAGTGGCTGGAAGAAACACTGATCAATGCCTCTAGAGCAGATGAAATGGtaataaaagaaatgaataaataaacttTGTAGAGGGCTTCTCCCAGCGTGGAAACTCTTCTCGCTCCTGCTGTCCCCTCTGTGCAATCCCAGCAAGCCAATGCTCTGTGGGAAGCATGGGCTTTGCATTCAGTGCAACTTTTCCTTGTGTAGGTCTACATCGTGGGGCACGTCCCTCCTGGCTTCTTCGAGAAGAAACGAGGCAAGCCCTGGTTCCGGAGTGGCTTTAATGAACGATACTTGAAAATTGTGCAGAAGCACCACAGCGTGATTGCTGCCCAGTTTTTTGGGCACCATCACACAGACAGCTTTCGAATGTTTTACAGTGATACAGGTACCGGTTCTGGCCACCCAAGCATTTGTGTGATAGCTCTGCCAAACCCCAGAAAATCACTGTTGATGAGAGTTTTCAGTGGCTGTTAGCTGAATGCAGCTTCTTCTGAGAAGCCAGAAAAGGCTTGTGAAATGCTTTGGTCAACAAGAGCATTTGGTTCCGATCTCCACTCCCAGCCTGTAGCTCCAGCCCTCCTTCCTATTTACCCTCAAATTTTGTTGTTTCCCCTCAGTGCCTTGCAACTTCTTGCCTGCTCCCTATTGATGGGCTTTGCACATCAGCTGAGATATAAGGGAGCAGTTACGAATCTTTGGGTGCTCTGGGTCTCCTTTGCTGAATGTGGTTCTCTTGCACACCCTCACTGCAGGAGTCTTTGACAGCAGTGGAAAGCCTGTTCTCAGCTGCAGCAGACCCATGTTCAATCCCTGATGCCATTCTATGTGCTGATCTTTATGCATGCGCTGTTGGGCTGGTGGCAAAGCTGCTCTTTGCAGCGTGATCGGTTCCTGGAGTGCTCACTGCAACGTGGACAGGGTGTGATACAAGCCAGGGTCTCCCATTCATGGGTTGTTTTGCCTTTCTGTTAAGGTTCTCCAATCAATGTCATGTTCCTGGCCCCTGGAGTGACTCCCTGGAAAACAACATTACCTGGAGTGAACAATGGAGCCAACAACCCTGGGATTCGGGTGATCCACTATGATCCAGACACCCTTCAAGTGTTGGTAGGGGATCCCCATGTGCTGCACACTGCAGTTTTAGAAGGGTGCTTTAATTCCTCCATGTGGTTTTAACAGGCAGGACTACAGGAGCCAAGCGGCTATGTAGGAGAGGACCTCAACCAAGATATTTCAGCCTCATGGCTAGCACCATGGTAGAGGATGCCTTTCTTTGCAATGGATAAAGCAGCTCTGTAGATGCCCCGTTTACATGTTTGTAGTATGAGAAATGAATGCTAAAATACACTCTGGAAAGCTGGGGATCTagtgaagcagagagaaaaagggcAAAGAGGCTGAGAACAGAAGTTGTGAAAAACTTTTATTTGCTCACAGTTGAGAAAATAGCTTCACTCAGTAACGCTTCTCTAACCCTTGCTTCTGCCAGTGGACAGTGTTGATAGTAaataacagtgatttttaaagcAGGCCAGGCTCAATTCCTGATGTTTGGAGATAAAAGTCAAGCAGAGAAAAGCCATCCCTTCATCCCTTAAGAAACAGGATGCTTATGTGGTGAGTTCTGGAGGCTCCCACCTGAGGTGTCTGTCCCCAGGTTCACATTTCGATAGAAAGCATCTGTTGGGAGGCAACTCACCCCTCACTGGGCTGGTGATGCGCTGCCTGCGGTGAATAGACATGTCTGTGGTGCTGCACACCAGTGTCTGGGAGAAGATTGCATCCTAGCCAAACATTTCACTCAAGGCCTGATCCTTTCCTGATTTGTcctcattctgtttttctctccctgcagGATATGGTGACTTACTACTTGAACCTAACTCATGCCAACATGATGGCCTCAACATGGAAGGAAGAATTCCCAGCATGGGAAGAAGAGTATAGGCTGACAGAAGCCTTCCAAGTCCCTGATGGCTCTGCACGCTCCATGCAAACGGTGCTGGAGAGGATATCGAAGGATCCACGCTATCTGCAGCAGTACTATGAGTTTAACTCTGTCAGATATGACCTCACCCCATGCGAGGATGCCTGCCGCGTGGATCATGTTTGTGCCATCAGGGAAGTTGATTTTACAAAATACAATGAGTGTGTTAAAaccagcagctctgcctctgctgtcaTCGGTGGTTGGCTTTTATTATTCTGCTTGCTCTTAGGACTTCTCAGTGCCCAGCAAGCGCTGTAATGACAgagcaagagaaaatgaagagagCATAGGTTCACGATGCACATGAATCAGCAATTGTGAATGCTTTTGGCATTGGAACTTACTTGGACAAGACAAAATCAGTGGCTTTTACTAAAAGCTCTATGATGATTTGAAATCTTCGAGAAAAGCTTGATGTGTCGGGAAAGCAGTGATTGCTACAAAGTCTTTTTGTGCCAGACTGACTTGGGTCAGTCTGTCTCACTTCTGCTGTGACTTCTGAGGTAGTCTCACAAATCAGATGAAGACCAGGCTTCTTCCCTGTGGACTTTAACTTACCATGGATGAGAGCTGTGAGCTGCCATGTGTTCCCGCGGAGTCTGCTGCCAGGTGTGTTCCTGATGTTGGCGCATGCTTCTCTTCTG
It encodes the following:
- the SMPDL3B gene encoding acid sphingomyelinase-like phosphodiesterase 3b, whose translation is MQRVALLLLCPLAAALSAAGRFWHVTDLHWDPDYDAAAGAGQVCPSGGSRAVPAAGPWGSYLCDAPWRLLASAARAMTNRLQRPDFVLWTGDDTPHVPNEKLGEEKVLHIIENLTSLIKETFPDTKVYAAMGNHDFHPKNQFPGKEHRIYNRTAELWRPWLNDASVPLFRAGAFYSEKLPGPRTKGRMVVLNTNLYYDQNDETAGEEDPGGQFQWLEETLINASRADEMVYIVGHVPPGFFEKKRGKPWFRSGFNERYLKIVQKHHSVIAAQFFGHHHTDSFRMFYSDTGSPINVMFLAPGVTPWKTTLPGVNNGANNPGIRVIHYDPDTLQVLDMVTYYLNLTHANMMASTWKEEFPAWEEEYRLTEAFQVPDGSARSMQTVLERISKDPRYLQQYYEFNSVRYDLTPCEDACRVDHVCAIREVDFTKYNECVKTSSSASAVIGGWLLLFCLLLGLLSAQQAL